The following are encoded together in the Cynocephalus volans isolate mCynVol1 chromosome 4, mCynVol1.pri, whole genome shotgun sequence genome:
- the LOC134374837 gene encoding histone H2B type 1-B-like, whose protein sequence is MPHPSKSAPAPKKGSKKTVRKVQKKDGKKRKRSHKESYSIYVYKVLKQVHPDIGISSKAMGIMNSFVNDVFERIASEASRLAHYNKRSTITSCEVQTAVRLLLPGELAKHAVSEGTKAVTKYTSCK, encoded by the coding sequence ATGCCTCATCCGTCCAAATCAGCTCCTGCTCCCAAGAAGGGCTCTAAAAAGACCGTCAGGAAGGTTCAGAAAAAGGACGGGAAGAAACGTAAACGCAGCCACAAAGAGAGCTACTCCATTTACGTGTACAAGGTGTTGAAGCAGGTGCACCCCGATATCGGCATTTCGTCCAAGGCCATGGGCATCATGAACTCCTTCGTCAACGACGTTTTCGAGCGCATCGCCAGCGAGGCCTCCCGCCTGGCGCACTACAACAAGCGCTCGACCATCACGTCTTGCGAGGTGCAGACGGCCGTGCGCCTGTTGCTGCCCGGGGAGCTGGCCAAGCACGCCGTGTCCGAAGGCACGAAGGCCGTCACCAAGTACACCAGCTGCAAGTGA